A section of the Vibrio vulnificus CMCP6 genome encodes:
- the eno gene encoding phosphopyruvate hydratase, with protein sequence MSKIVKVLGREIIDSRGNPTVEAEVHLEGGFVGMAAAPSGASTGSREALELRDGDKARFLGKGVLKAIEAVNGAIADALVGKDAKDQAAIDAIMIELDGTENKSKFGANAILAVSLANAKAAAASKGMPLYEHIAELNGTAGQFSMPLPMMNIINGGEHADNNVDIQEFMIQPVGAKTLKEAVRMGAEVFHNLAKVLKSKGYNTAVGDEGGFAPNLKSNAEALEVIAEAVAAAGYVLGKDVTLAMDCAASEFFDKEAGIYNMKGEGKTFTSEEFNHYLAGLVEQFPIVSIEDGLDESDWAGFAHQTQLLGDKIQLVGDDLFVTNTKILAEGIEKGIANSILIKFNQIGSLTETLAAIKMAKDAGYTAVISHRSGETEDATIADLAVGTAAGQIKTGSMSRSDRVAKYNQLIRIEEALAGRAPFNGLKEVKGQA encoded by the coding sequence ATGTCTAAGATCGTTAAAGTTCTAGGTCGTGAAATCATCGACTCACGTGGTAACCCAACTGTTGAAGCTGAAGTACACCTAGAAGGCGGTTTCGTAGGTATGGCGGCAGCTCCATCTGGCGCATCTACTGGTTCTCGCGAAGCGCTTGAGCTACGTGACGGTGACAAAGCACGTTTCCTAGGTAAAGGTGTTCTTAAAGCGATTGAAGCGGTAAACGGTGCAATCGCTGACGCGCTAGTTGGTAAAGATGCGAAAGATCAAGCAGCGATCGACGCTATCATGATCGAGCTAGACGGCACTGAAAACAAATCTAAGTTTGGTGCGAACGCAATCCTAGCTGTTTCTCTAGCTAACGCTAAAGCAGCGGCTGCTTCTAAAGGCATGCCTCTATACGAGCACATCGCTGAGCTAAACGGTACTGCTGGTCAGTTCTCTATGCCTCTACCAATGATGAACATCATCAACGGTGGTGAGCACGCTGACAACAACGTTGACATCCAAGAGTTCATGATCCAACCAGTTGGCGCAAAAACTCTGAAAGAAGCAGTTCGCATGGGTGCGGAAGTATTCCACAACCTAGCTAAAGTTCTTAAGTCTAAAGGCTACAACACTGCTGTTGGTGACGAAGGTGGTTTCGCTCCTAACCTTAAGTCTAACGCTGAAGCGCTAGAAGTTATCGCAGAAGCAGTTGCAGCAGCGGGTTACGTACTAGGTAAAGACGTTACTCTTGCTATGGACTGTGCAGCATCTGAGTTCTTCGACAAAGAAGCTGGCATCTACAACATGAAAGGTGAAGGCAAAACGTTCACTTCTGAAGAGTTCAACCACTACCTAGCTGGTCTAGTTGAGCAATTCCCAATCGTATCTATCGAAGATGGTCTAGACGAGTCTGATTGGGCTGGTTTCGCACACCAAACTCAACTTCTAGGCGACAAGATCCAACTAGTTGGTGACGATCTATTCGTTACAAACACTAAGATCCTAGCTGAAGGTATCGAGAAAGGCATTGCTAACTCTATCCTTATCAAGTTCAACCAAATCGGTTCTCTAACTGAGACTCTAGCTGCAATCAAGATGGCTAAAGACGCAGGTTACACAGCAGTAATCTCTCACCGTTCTGGCGAAACTGAAGATGCAACTATCGCTGACCTAGCGGTAGGTACTGCAGCAGGTCAAATCAAGACTGGTTCTATGAGCCGTTCTGACCGTGTTGCTAAGTACAACCAACTAATCCGTATCGAGGAAGCTCTAGCTGGTCGTGCTCCTTTCAACGGTCTTAAAGAAGTGAAAGGCCAAGCTTAA
- the ispF gene encoding 2-C-methyl-D-erythritol 2,4-cyclodiphosphate synthase: MIRIGHGFDVHKFGGEGPVIIGGVAVPYEQGLIAHSDGDVALHALSDALLGAIAAGDIGRHFPDTDDKWKGVDSRELLKDVYRRVKEQGYKLGNADVTIIAQAPKMAPYIDAMREAIAHDLETDIRNINVKATTTERLGFTGRKEGIATEAVVLLIKQ; this comes from the coding sequence ATGATTAGAATTGGTCACGGTTTCGATGTACACAAATTTGGTGGCGAAGGCCCGGTTATCATCGGTGGTGTTGCGGTTCCTTATGAACAAGGACTTATTGCTCACTCCGATGGTGATGTTGCTTTACATGCGTTAAGCGATGCTCTGCTGGGGGCGATTGCCGCGGGTGATATTGGTCGCCATTTCCCAGATACGGATGACAAATGGAAAGGGGTAGACAGTCGAGAATTGTTGAAAGACGTTTATCGCCGAGTCAAAGAACAAGGTTACAAACTGGGGAATGCGGATGTGACCATCATTGCGCAAGCGCCCAAAATGGCCCCTTATATCGATGCCATGCGTGAAGCTATCGCTCACGACTTGGAAACCGATATTCGTAACATTAATGTCAAAGCGACAACAACCGAGCGTTTGGGTTTTACAGGACGCAAAGAAGGTATTGCAACGGAAGCCGTTGTGTTACTGATTAAGCAATAA
- the mutS gene encoding DNA mismatch repair protein MutS produces MKAEQQHTPMMQQYLRLKAENPDILLFYRMGDFYELFYDDAKKASQLLDISLTKRGASAGEPIPMAGVPFHAVEGYLAKLVQLGESVAICEQVGDPATSKGPVERKVVRIVTPGTVTDEALLSERLDNLIAAIYHHNGKFGYATLDVTSGRFQLVEPQSEEAMAAELQRTSPRELLFPEDFEPVHLMTGRNGNRRRPVWEFELETAKQQLNQQFGTKDLVGFGVENAVLGLCAAGCLIQYVKDTQRTTLPHIRALTYDRQDDSVILDAATRRNLELTQNLAGGSDNTLAAVLDRCATPMGSRMLKRWIHQPMRCITTREHRLDAIAELKEQALFSDIHPVVKQIGDIERILARLALRSARPRDLARLRHAMQQLPELAQTLSSLGNSHLKSLATAAAPMDDVCELLERAIKENPPVVIRDGGVIAEGYSADLDEWRDLADGATGYLEKLEEEERDRHGIDTLKVGYNNVHGFYIQVSRGQSHLVPPHYVRRQTLKNAERYIIPELKEHEDKVLNSKSKALAIEKQLWEELFDLLLPHLARLQELAAAVAQLDVLQNLAERADTLDYCRPNLTKDPVVHITAGRHPVVEQVTSDPFIANPIELNSQRKMLIITGPNMGGKSTYMRQTALIALMAHIGSYVPAESATIGSIDRIFTRIGASDDLASGRSTFMVEMTETANILHNATANSLVLMDEIGRGTSTYDGLSLAWASAHWLATQIGAMTLFATHYFELTELPNQLPHLANVHLDAVEHGDSIAFMHAVQEGAASKSYGLAVAGLAGVPKTVIKNARQKLSQLELLSAEGSQPKARTVDIANQLSLIPEPSEVEQALASIDPDDLTPRQALEALYRLKKML; encoded by the coding sequence GTGAAAGCTGAACAACAACATACCCCAATGATGCAGCAATACCTCAGATTGAAGGCAGAAAATCCAGATATTTTGCTGTTTTATCGCATGGGCGACTTCTACGAACTTTTTTACGATGATGCAAAGAAGGCGTCGCAATTGCTGGATATTTCTCTCACCAAGCGCGGCGCTTCGGCAGGAGAACCCATTCCGATGGCGGGTGTGCCATTTCATGCCGTTGAAGGGTATTTAGCCAAATTGGTTCAGCTTGGGGAGTCGGTGGCGATCTGCGAACAAGTTGGCGATCCTGCCACCAGTAAAGGCCCAGTAGAGCGCAAAGTCGTTCGTATTGTCACGCCGGGTACGGTAACGGATGAAGCTTTACTGTCTGAACGTTTGGATAACTTAATTGCCGCGATTTATCACCACAATGGTAAATTCGGCTACGCCACCTTGGATGTCACCTCTGGGCGTTTCCAATTGGTTGAACCCCAGTCAGAAGAGGCAATGGCAGCTGAGCTACAACGCACCTCTCCGCGTGAGTTACTCTTCCCAGAAGATTTTGAGCCCGTTCATTTGATGACAGGTCGTAACGGCAACCGTCGTCGTCCAGTTTGGGAGTTCGAACTCGAAACGGCCAAACAACAGCTCAACCAGCAATTTGGCACCAAAGACTTGGTCGGTTTTGGCGTAGAAAATGCGGTTTTAGGATTGTGCGCCGCAGGTTGCTTGATCCAGTATGTCAAAGATACTCAACGTACAACACTTCCTCATATCCGCGCGCTTACTTATGATCGCCAAGATGACTCGGTTATCCTTGATGCCGCGACCAGACGCAATCTCGAACTGACTCAAAACCTTGCTGGCGGAAGTGACAACACGCTTGCTGCGGTTTTGGATCGTTGTGCGACGCCGATGGGAAGCCGGATGCTGAAACGTTGGATCCATCAACCAATGCGCTGTATTACCACGCGAGAGCATCGCCTAGACGCCATCGCCGAACTGAAAGAACAAGCTCTATTTAGCGATATTCATCCCGTGGTGAAACAAATCGGCGATATTGAACGTATTTTGGCTCGCTTAGCACTCCGCTCTGCACGTCCACGCGATCTCGCGCGATTACGCCATGCGATGCAACAGCTACCCGAATTGGCTCAGACGTTGTCTTCACTGGGCAATAGCCATCTCAAATCACTGGCCACGGCAGCCGCTCCAATGGATGATGTGTGTGAGTTGCTCGAACGTGCCATTAAAGAAAACCCGCCAGTAGTGATTCGCGATGGAGGTGTCATTGCCGAAGGGTACAGCGCAGATTTGGATGAATGGCGCGATCTTGCAGACGGTGCCACGGGCTACTTGGAAAAACTCGAAGAGGAAGAGCGTGATCGCCACGGTATCGATACGCTGAAAGTGGGATACAACAATGTCCACGGTTTCTACATCCAAGTAAGCCGCGGTCAAAGCCATTTGGTTCCACCACACTATGTTCGCCGTCAAACGCTGAAAAACGCTGAACGTTACATCATTCCTGAACTGAAAGAGCACGAAGACAAAGTTCTCAACTCAAAATCGAAAGCATTAGCCATTGAAAAGCAACTGTGGGAAGAGCTCTTTGATTTATTGCTACCTCACCTAGCCCGTTTGCAAGAGTTGGCAGCAGCGGTTGCACAATTGGATGTATTGCAAAATTTGGCGGAGCGTGCTGATACGCTGGATTATTGCCGCCCAAATTTGACCAAAGATCCCGTCGTTCACATTACCGCGGGTCGTCACCCTGTGGTAGAACAAGTCACTTCCGATCCCTTTATTGCCAACCCAATTGAACTGAACAGCCAACGTAAAATGTTGATCATCACCGGTCCAAACATGGGGGGTAAGTCCACCTACATGCGCCAAACCGCATTGATTGCTTTAATGGCGCACATTGGTTCTTACGTTCCTGCAGAATCGGCCACCATTGGCTCAATTGATCGCATCTTTACTCGAATTGGTGCATCGGATGATCTCGCGTCAGGTCGTTCAACCTTCATGGTAGAAATGACAGAAACAGCCAATATCTTGCACAACGCGACAGCAAATAGCTTAGTTTTGATGGATGAAATTGGCCGTGGTACCAGTACCTATGATGGTCTTTCCCTAGCGTGGGCAAGCGCACACTGGCTTGCGACTCAGATTGGGGCAATGACGCTATTTGCGACGCATTACTTTGAACTGACAGAACTGCCAAATCAACTCCCTCACTTGGCCAACGTGCATCTTGATGCGGTTGAGCATGGCGACAGCATCGCCTTTATGCACGCCGTACAAGAGGGGGCGGCAAGCAAATCCTACGGTTTGGCGGTGGCGGGGTTAGCGGGCGTTCCAAAAACGGTGATTAAAAACGCCCGTCAAAAATTGTCTCAACTTGAGCTACTCAGCGCAGAGGGTTCGCAGCCGAAAGCAAGAACGGTGGATATCGCTAACCAATTAAGCCTCATTCCAGAGCCAAGTGAAGTAGAACAAGCGTTGGCCAGCATCGATCCGGATGATCTGACCCCACGCCAAGCGTTAGAAGCCCTATATCGTTTAAAGAAAATGCTCTAA
- a CDS encoding protein-L-isoaspartate(D-aspartate) O-methyltransferase, whose protein sequence is MSNPQAERLVHFLAVNGIRDSEVLSAIARVPRECFLSQAMMHQAYDNNALPIGQGQTISQPYIVAKMTELLRLKRDSKVLEIGTGSGYQTAVLALLVEHVYSVERIKSLQWDAKRRLKQLDIYNVSTKHGDGWLGWENKGPFDAIIVTAAAESVPPVLLQQLNDGGRMVLPVGTDEQQLILIERQKDQFVSQVIEAVNFVPLIAGDLA, encoded by the coding sequence ATGAGCAATCCTCAAGCAGAAAGATTGGTTCATTTCTTAGCGGTCAATGGCATCCGTGATAGCGAAGTGCTATCTGCCATCGCTCGTGTACCGAGAGAGTGTTTTTTGTCACAAGCTATGATGCATCAGGCTTATGACAACAACGCATTGCCTATTGGTCAAGGTCAGACGATCTCTCAGCCCTATATTGTGGCCAAAATGACGGAACTTTTGCGTCTCAAAAGAGACAGTAAAGTATTGGAAATTGGCACTGGATCGGGTTATCAAACCGCAGTATTAGCGCTTCTGGTTGAGCATGTATATTCTGTTGAGCGAATCAAATCTTTACAGTGGGATGCAAAACGTCGCTTAAAACAGTTGGATATTTACAATGTCTCGACGAAGCATGGCGACGGCTGGCTTGGTTGGGAAAATAAAGGACCTTTTGACGCGATCATTGTGACCGCCGCAGCGGAAAGTGTTCCACCAGTGTTACTTCAACAATTGAATGATGGTGGCCGCATGGTACTCCCTGTTGGTACGGATGAGCAGCAGTTGATCTTGATTGAGCGTCAAAAAGATCAGTTTGTTTCCCAAGTGATTGAAGCGGTGAACTTTGTGCCGCTGATCGCCGGAGACTTGGCATAA
- the ftsB gene encoding cell division protein FtsB: protein MRLFILVLTLLFGWLQYTLWFGKNGVSDYYTIESDIEAQQLVNTKLQARNSEMYAEIDDLKQGLDAIEERARHELGMLKEGETFYRIVGEENQ, encoded by the coding sequence ATGCGACTGTTTATTCTCGTTTTAACCTTACTGTTTGGTTGGCTGCAGTACACCCTGTGGTTTGGTAAAAATGGGGTTTCCGATTACTACACGATTGAAAGTGATATTGAAGCGCAGCAATTGGTGAACACCAAGTTGCAGGCAAGAAACAGCGAAATGTACGCAGAGATAGATGACTTGAAGCAAGGTCTTGATGCCATTGAAGAGCGTGCTCGTCACGAGCTGGGTATGCTGAAAGAAGGGGAGACGTTCTATCGCATTGTCGGTGAGGAGAATCAATAA
- the surE gene encoding 5'/3'-nucleotidase SurE translates to MEDKQAKPLRILLSNDDGVFAEGIRTLASELRTLAEVIIVAPDRNRSGASNSLTLEQPLRVTCVEENVYSVQGTPTDCVHFALNELLKNDLPDLVLSGINHGANLGDDVLYSGTVAAAMEGHFLGVQSIAFSLVGKTHFKTAATIAKRIVEQHLAKPIPTNRLLNINIPDLPLEQLEEIRVTRLGARHHAENMIKQLDPRGHEIYWLGPPGKEQDAGEGTDFHAIEQGYVSITPLQVDLTAHESLRAMDTWLKEK, encoded by the coding sequence ATGGAAGATAAGCAAGCTAAACCGCTGCGCATTTTGCTGAGTAATGACGATGGCGTTTTCGCAGAAGGTATTCGCACGTTAGCCAGTGAGCTAAGAACATTGGCAGAAGTGATCATCGTTGCTCCGGATCGCAATCGCTCAGGAGCGTCGAACTCGTTAACACTGGAACAGCCGCTGCGAGTGACCTGTGTTGAAGAAAATGTGTATTCAGTGCAAGGCACGCCGACAGATTGTGTCCATTTTGCTTTAAACGAACTACTGAAAAATGATCTCCCAGACTTAGTGTTAAGTGGCATCAATCATGGCGCCAATCTGGGGGATGACGTGCTTTATTCGGGCACGGTCGCCGCAGCGATGGAAGGGCATTTTCTTGGCGTGCAGTCGATCGCTTTTTCTTTGGTTGGCAAAACCCACTTTAAAACCGCAGCAACCATTGCCAAGCGGATCGTTGAGCAACATTTAGCGAAACCTATTCCGACCAATCGTTTATTGAATATCAATATTCCGGATCTGCCGCTCGAACAGCTAGAAGAGATACGAGTGACTCGTTTAGGCGCGCGCCATCATGCAGAGAATATGATCAAGCAGCTTGATCCCCGTGGTCATGAAATCTATTGGTTAGGCCCTCCGGGTAAAGAGCAAGATGCGGGGGAGGGAACCGATTTTCATGCGATTGAACAAGGCTATGTGTCCATTACACCACTGCAAGTTGATTTAACTGCCCATGAATCGCTCCGAGCGATGGATACTTGGCTAAAGGAAAAGTAA
- the ispD gene encoding 2-C-methyl-D-erythritol 4-phosphate cytidylyltransferase has product MARSMTSLVAVVPAAGVGSRMKADRPKQYLQIHGKTILEHTIERLLSHPAITQVVVAVSEDDPYYSELAIAQHPDIVRVAGGKERADSVLSALRFLSLQQQKADWVLVHDAARPCVAHQDIDALIERCSSHETGGILATPVRDTMKRANAQQMIDHTVDRNALWHALTPQMFKAEVLTDALSDALAQGVAITDEASALEWRGELPALVQGCSSNIKVTQPEDLALAEFYLSREKDRK; this is encoded by the coding sequence ATGGCGCGTAGTATGACGTCATTGGTCGCAGTGGTACCAGCCGCAGGTGTCGGCAGTCGAATGAAGGCAGACCGACCAAAGCAGTATTTGCAGATTCACGGCAAAACCATTTTAGAACATACCATCGAAAGGTTGCTCTCTCACCCGGCCATTACACAAGTCGTCGTTGCCGTGAGTGAAGACGACCCCTATTACTCAGAGCTCGCCATTGCGCAGCATCCCGATATCGTTCGTGTTGCTGGTGGGAAAGAGCGAGCAGATTCGGTGTTATCGGCGTTACGTTTCCTTTCGCTGCAGCAACAAAAAGCAGACTGGGTTCTCGTGCATGATGCTGCAAGACCTTGTGTTGCTCATCAAGATATTGATGCCTTGATTGAACGCTGCTCTTCGCATGAAACGGGTGGGATTTTGGCGACGCCCGTACGTGACACCATGAAGCGCGCCAACGCACAACAAATGATCGACCATACAGTGGATCGCAATGCACTTTGGCATGCCTTAACGCCGCAAATGTTCAAAGCCGAAGTACTGACAGACGCGCTAAGCGATGCGTTGGCGCAAGGTGTGGCGATTACCGACGAAGCCTCTGCGCTAGAGTGGCGAGGAGAGCTGCCAGCTTTAGTTCAAGGATGTTCGAGTAACATCAAAGTCACTCAACCTGAAGATCTTGCTTTAGCGGAATTTTATTTGAGCCGAGAAAAGGATAGAAAATGA
- a CDS encoding peptidoglycan DD-metalloendopeptidase family protein, giving the protein MILSTALLVGCAAHIPAPVTGLSKDYNAVDRGSYRGSYYEVEKGDTLYFISYVTDKDVNELIRFNNLTEPYTIYPGQKLKLWAPAYVAPKYGQTVEAPVTTVVAASTVAVVAPKPTPTTPKKSNNNSTQKPAKPAPQVVKKDPVKGIDQSKPKEYVGSKGKENVKPVTSPPPANNQKIAKWQWPTKGRVIKNFSAGEQGNKGIDIAGQRGQPIVSTAGGTVVYSGNALRGYGNLIIVKHNDNYLSAYAHNDRLLVSEGQSVKAGQQIATMGSSGAKTVMLHFEIRYQGKSVNPKRYLP; this is encoded by the coding sequence ATGATTCTCAGTACAGCTTTACTGGTAGGCTGTGCTGCGCATATTCCTGCGCCGGTAACGGGATTGAGTAAAGACTATAACGCGGTTGATCGTGGTAGCTATCGTGGCAGCTACTACGAAGTTGAAAAGGGCGATACGCTGTATTTTATATCCTACGTCACAGATAAAGATGTAAATGAGTTAATCCGTTTCAATAATTTGACAGAGCCTTACACGATTTATCCGGGCCAGAAACTCAAGTTATGGGCACCTGCTTATGTCGCACCCAAATATGGCCAAACGGTAGAAGCCCCTGTTACCACTGTGGTTGCTGCGTCAACTGTCGCGGTGGTGGCTCCCAAACCAACACCGACAACGCCAAAAAAATCGAATAATAACTCTACTCAGAAACCCGCAAAACCTGCGCCTCAAGTGGTTAAAAAAGATCCAGTTAAGGGTATTGATCAATCCAAACCAAAGGAGTATGTTGGTTCAAAAGGTAAAGAAAATGTTAAACCTGTCACTTCACCACCACCGGCAAATAACCAAAAAATAGCCAAGTGGCAGTGGCCAACAAAAGGGAGAGTAATCAAAAACTTCTCTGCAGGAGAACAAGGAAATAAAGGCATTGATATCGCAGGACAGCGAGGTCAGCCTATCGTTTCAACGGCAGGAGGTACCGTGGTTTATTCGGGTAACGCGCTAAGAGGTTATGGCAATTTAATCATTGTTAAACATAACGATAATTACCTCAGTGCGTATGCGCATAACGATCGGTTGTTGGTATCGGAAGGGCAAAGTGTTAAAGCTGGGCAACAAATCGCCACAATGGGCAGTTCTGGAGCCAAAACAGTGATGCTGCATTTTGAAATTCGTTACCAAGGTAAATCAGTGAATCCAAAGCGCTATTTACCGTAA
- the truD gene encoding tRNA pseudouridine(13) synthase TruD, which yields MTDTLASLAYLAGKPTAQAKIKAKPEHFQVREDLGFEFTGSGEHLMVRIRKTGENTSFVANELAKACGVKSKDVSWAGLKDRHAVTEQWLSVHLPKAETPDFSAFLAQYPSIEILTTARHNKKLRPGDLVGNDFVVTLSEVSDVDDVLKRLETVAKLGVPNYFGNQRFGNNGNNLQEAKRWGRDNVRSRNQNQRSLYLSAARSWIFNLIVSARLEQSLFDKVLLGDILFKGDEQLLVSAENHADLQSQYDAGDLVISGALAGDNALPTQDDALALEQVFLDAEPDLMALIRGNRMRHDRRAIALKPANLSWQVDGNNIILTFSLDAGSFATSIIRELVQEIAFEREF from the coding sequence ATGACAGACACTTTGGCTTCTCTGGCCTATTTAGCGGGTAAACCAACCGCACAAGCAAAAATCAAAGCAAAACCAGAACATTTTCAGGTAAGAGAAGACTTAGGTTTTGAGTTCACTGGTTCTGGTGAGCACTTGATGGTGCGCATTCGAAAAACTGGTGAGAACACCTCCTTTGTTGCCAATGAATTGGCGAAAGCATGTGGCGTGAAATCAAAAGACGTCAGTTGGGCTGGCTTGAAAGATCGCCACGCGGTGACGGAACAATGGCTTAGTGTCCATTTGCCTAAAGCGGAAACACCGGATTTTTCCGCTTTCCTCGCACAGTACCCATCGATTGAAATTCTCACGACCGCTCGTCATAACAAGAAATTACGTCCTGGAGACCTTGTTGGGAACGATTTTGTTGTGACGCTATCCGAAGTCTCGGATGTGGACGATGTGCTCAAACGTCTAGAGACGGTTGCAAAACTCGGTGTTCCAAATTACTTCGGTAATCAGCGTTTTGGTAACAATGGCAATAACCTGCAAGAAGCAAAACGTTGGGGTAGAGACAATGTTCGTAGCCGCAATCAAAATCAACGTAGCCTCTACTTGTCTGCTGCGCGTTCGTGGATCTTCAACTTAATTGTCTCGGCGCGACTTGAGCAATCACTGTTTGATAAGGTTTTGCTTGGCGACATCCTGTTTAAGGGGGATGAACAGCTATTGGTGAGTGCAGAAAATCATGCGGATCTCCAGTCTCAATATGATGCTGGCGACTTGGTGATCAGTGGTGCCTTGGCTGGCGATAATGCCTTGCCGACTCAAGATGACGCGTTGGCGCTAGAGCAAGTGTTCTTAGATGCTGAACCCGATCTTATGGCGCTGATTCGCGGCAATCGCATGAGACACGATCGCCGAGCGATCGCATTGAAGCCAGCCAATCTCAGTTGGCAAGTGGATGGCAATAACATCATCCTGACTTTCTCGCTCGATGCTGGCTCTTTTGCTACGTCTATTATCCGCGAGCTAGTACAAGAAATCGCGTTTGAAAGAGAATTCTAA
- the pncC gene encoding nicotinamide-nucleotide amidase, with protein sequence MQSLIQLSEQLGERLLQQGEVLATAESCTGGGVANIVTEVAGSSAWFDRAFVTYSNEAKQEMLGVAEKTLADFGAVSEAVVKEMVLGTLAHSNATIAVAISGIAGPSGGSAEKPVGTVCFGFADKHGWLRCETCYFAGDRAKVRIQAIEYSLKVLCDALLKNGSERQ encoded by the coding sequence ATGCAATCACTAATACAATTATCAGAACAACTGGGTGAGCGTCTTTTGCAACAAGGTGAAGTGTTGGCTACGGCCGAATCGTGTACTGGCGGTGGCGTTGCAAACATAGTCACGGAAGTCGCAGGCAGCTCGGCTTGGTTTGATCGTGCATTTGTCACTTACAGCAATGAAGCAAAACAAGAAATGTTGGGGGTGGCAGAAAAAACCTTGGCCGACTTTGGTGCGGTCTCGGAGGCGGTGGTCAAAGAAATGGTACTGGGGACTTTAGCCCATTCGAATGCAACTATCGCGGTTGCCATTAGCGGTATTGCAGGGCCGAGCGGCGGTAGCGCGGAAAAGCCTGTTGGCACCGTTTGTTTTGGTTTTGCGGATAAGCATGGATGGCTACGTTGTGAGACTTGCTATTTTGCTGGCGATAGAGCAAAAGTTCGCATACAAGCGATTGAATACAGTTTAAAAGTCTTGTGTGATGCGCTACTGAAAAATGGCAGTGAACGTCAATAA
- the rpoS gene encoding RNA polymerase sigma factor RpoS, producing MSISNTVTKVKDFDVNQMDDDFNDDIEINEKEDLTEEKVKLREEFDASNKSLDATQLYLGEIGFSPLLTAEEEVLYARRALRGDEAARKRMIESNLRLVVKISRRYSNRGLALLDLIEEGNLGLIRAVEKFDPERGFRFSTYATWWIRQTIERALMNQTRTIRLPIHVVKELNIYLRTARELSQKLDHEPTAEEIAAQLDIPVDDVSKMLRLNERISSVDTPIGGDGEKALLDIIPDANNSDPEVSTQDEDMRVSLIHWLEELNPKQKEVLARRFGLLGYEPSTLEEVGQEIGLTRERVRQIQVEGLRRLREVLIKQGLNMENLFDIDMD from the coding sequence ATGAGTATCAGCAACACAGTCACCAAAGTTAAAGATTTCGATGTTAATCAGATGGATGATGATTTTAACGACGATATCGAGATTAATGAAAAAGAAGATCTTACCGAAGAAAAAGTCAAACTTCGCGAGGAGTTTGATGCCAGCAACAAGAGCTTAGACGCGACGCAGCTCTATCTAGGAGAAATTGGCTTTTCTCCACTATTAACCGCAGAAGAAGAAGTGCTTTATGCTCGACGTGCATTACGAGGCGATGAAGCCGCGCGTAAACGTATGATTGAAAGTAACTTACGTCTAGTGGTTAAGATTTCCCGCCGTTACAGTAATCGCGGTCTGGCACTGCTTGATTTGATTGAAGAGGGTAACCTTGGTTTGATCCGTGCGGTAGAGAAATTCGATCCAGAGCGTGGTTTCCGCTTCTCGACTTACGCAACATGGTGGATTCGCCAAACCATCGAACGTGCTTTAATGAATCAGACTCGAACCATCCGTTTACCTATCCATGTTGTTAAAGAGCTGAACATTTATCTACGTACGGCGCGTGAGCTTTCTCAAAAACTCGATCATGAGCCAACCGCTGAAGAGATCGCTGCGCAACTGGATATTCCGGTTGACGATGTGAGCAAAATGCTGCGTTTGAACGAGCGCATTAGCTCTGTCGATACGCCGATTGGTGGAGATGGAGAGAAGGCGTTATTGGATATTATTCCTGATGCAAACAACTCAGACCCAGAGGTTTCAACGCAAGATGAAGACATGCGTGTTTCCTTGATTCATTGGTTGGAAGAGCTCAATCCGAAACAAAAAGAAGTGTTGGCACGTCGCTTTGGTTTGTTGGGCTATGAGCCTTCAACACTGGAAGAAGTTGGGCAAGAGATTGGTTTAACTCGTGAGCGAGTGCGCCAGATTCAGGTTGAAGGGTTACGTCGCCTCCGTGAAGTTCTGATCAAACAAGGTCTGAATATGGAAAATTTGTTTGATATCGATATGGATTGA